The following are from one region of the Salicibibacter kimchii genome:
- a CDS encoding YunC family protein, translated as MLHMEPVNIDGVSFQAVTMKLPKTNFMAVTNDVGYIMCGALDVQLLNEKLADREIVAGRAVGVRTVEQLLEAPLDSVTLAAEARGIHTGMSGREALLRMQE; from the coding sequence ATGTTGCATATGGAACCGGTAAATATAGACGGTGTCAGCTTTCAGGCGGTGACGATGAAACTGCCGAAAACGAATTTTATGGCAGTGACCAACGATGTCGGCTATATCATGTGTGGCGCTTTAGATGTGCAATTGTTGAATGAAAAGCTGGCCGATCGCGAAATCGTCGCTGGCCGCGCGGTTGGTGTGCGAACGGTTGAGCAACTGTTGGAGGCTCCCTTGGACTCGGTGACGCTTGCTGCCGAAGCCCGGGGCATTCACACCGGGATGAGTGGCCGTGAAGCTTTATTGAGGATGCAGGAATGA
- a CDS encoding bifunctional metallophosphatase/5'-nucleotidase, with the protein MAEQKQLYIYHTNDLHSQLNQWPKIVHYLEKQKQHHQSRGENALFFDIGDHADRVHSITEATLGRGNIDLLNASPIQYATIGNNEGITFAKNTLERLYTPANFDVFLSNLYDEQGKMPSWAKPAMTTEAHGLVIGMIGLTASFYPFYRAMGWDIQDPFVILDEELPNIREQADIVVLLSHLGLFRDEQIAASYDIDVILGSHTHHRLNPAPVVNGTLITQTGKLGTHVGKVAFTYDTEKKELTEASGTLVALEGDAPKADHITKKLQELQTEADRNLSEVVAIRDEPLAISWTEPSTFSSFLARQLKNWCGTEIAMIHSGLLLGSLREGNVTRHDLHRLCPHPINPCVVNVKGHQLIEAIHQSFTEKMIHLPLKGYGFRGHKLGRLAFAGLEVDVEKLATGFYQVNEVYFQGRKVDENEDYVVATADMLTFGTLYPSIAAGKDKRYFTPEFIRDLITWGLKKEDRPNCPSAF; encoded by the coding sequence ATGGCCGAACAAAAACAACTGTATATCTATCATACGAACGATTTGCATAGCCAGCTGAACCAATGGCCCAAAATCGTGCATTATCTGGAAAAACAAAAACAGCATCACCAATCACGGGGAGAAAATGCTTTGTTTTTTGACATTGGCGATCATGCGGACCGTGTTCATTCCATAACAGAGGCGACGTTGGGGAGAGGGAATATTGACTTGCTTAATGCCTCTCCCATTCAATATGCAACGATAGGCAATAATGAAGGGATAACCTTTGCAAAAAACACATTGGAACGTCTGTATACCCCTGCTAACTTTGATGTCTTTTTAAGCAACCTATATGACGAACAAGGAAAAATGCCGTCATGGGCCAAACCGGCAATGACGACGGAAGCTCATGGTCTTGTCATTGGAATGATTGGCCTTACAGCTTCTTTTTATCCTTTTTATCGTGCCATGGGTTGGGATATTCAGGACCCTTTCGTTATTTTGGACGAAGAATTGCCAAACATTCGGGAGCAGGCGGATATCGTTGTGCTCCTTTCCCACCTGGGGTTATTTCGCGATGAACAAATCGCCGCTTCCTATGATATCGATGTAATTCTGGGCTCCCATACCCATCATCGTTTAAACCCGGCTCCCGTCGTTAACGGTACGCTGATTACCCAAACAGGTAAGTTAGGCACACATGTTGGAAAAGTGGCGTTCACTTATGACACCGAAAAAAAAGAACTGACCGAGGCATCCGGTACGCTTGTAGCGTTGGAAGGAGATGCTCCCAAGGCCGATCATATCACAAAAAAATTGCAGGAATTGCAAACGGAGGCGGACCGGAACCTAAGTGAAGTGGTGGCGATTCGAGACGAACCGCTCGCGATATCATGGACCGAACCCTCCACTTTCTCAAGCTTTCTTGCCCGGCAATTAAAAAATTGGTGCGGGACGGAGATCGCCATGATCCATTCGGGCTTGCTACTGGGATCGTTACGGGAAGGCAACGTCACAAGGCATGATCTGCACCGACTTTGCCCCCACCCGATTAATCCATGTGTCGTCAATGTTAAAGGGCATCAACTTATAGAAGCCATCCACCAATCATTTACGGAAAAAATGATTCACCTCCCATTAAAAGGCTATGGTTTTCGAGGACATAAACTTGGCCGCTTAGCGTTTGCAGGGTTGGAGGTTGATGTTGAAAAGTTAGCGACAGGGTTCTATCAAGTGAATGAGGTTTATTTTCAAGGCCGGAAAGTGGATGAAAACGAAGATTATGTAGTGGCTACGGCTGATATGTTAACGTTCGGCACTTTATATCCCTCGATTGCCGCCGGCAAAGATAAACGCTACTTCACACCGGAATTTATCCGCGATCTCATTACTTGGGGGTTAAAAAAAGAAGATAGGCCAAACTGCCCATCAGCTTTTTAA
- a CDS encoding DUF72 domain-containing protein, giving the protein MIYVGLTGWRDHPSLYNMATAKNRKLETYAGYFPTVEIDSAYYAVLSPETYRKWIDETPDIFRFVVKAHRSMTGQSETYYPFSDRDELFHSYRRSIQPLVDAGKLGMVLCQFPPWFDCRAEHIKKVRYVKKMLHDVPLAIEFRHQSWYFPKNRNRVIQFLNEQDCIHTVCDEPQAGDGSVPIVNVATSTKKALIRLHGRNIEGWRKETSGENWRAVRYLYNYGENELMEWVRYATALQQEAEDVFIIFNNNSGRHAAGNAQTFMRLADISYDGLAPRQLNLFDWEG; this is encoded by the coding sequence GTGATTTATGTTGGTCTGACCGGGTGGAGAGATCATCCCTCCCTTTATAATATGGCTACTGCCAAAAATCGTAAGCTGGAGACATATGCTGGTTATTTCCCAACGGTAGAAATTGACAGTGCTTATTATGCAGTTTTGTCTCCCGAAACTTACCGGAAATGGATCGATGAAACGCCGGATATATTTCGGTTTGTCGTCAAAGCCCATCGGTCAATGACTGGGCAATCGGAAACATACTATCCATTTTCGGATCGTGATGAATTATTCCATTCGTATCGAAGGTCCATCCAACCGTTGGTGGACGCCGGCAAACTGGGGATGGTTCTTTGTCAGTTTCCTCCTTGGTTTGATTGCCGGGCAGAACATATAAAGAAAGTACGTTACGTAAAAAAAATGCTCCATGACGTGCCTTTAGCGATTGAATTTCGGCACCAAAGCTGGTATTTCCCGAAAAACCGCAATCGAGTGATTCAATTTTTAAACGAACAAGACTGCATACATACCGTTTGTGATGAGCCACAGGCCGGGGACGGTTCGGTGCCGATCGTGAATGTGGCAACATCCACGAAAAAAGCGCTCATACGTCTTCATGGACGGAATATAGAAGGTTGGCGAAAGGAGACCTCCGGAGAAAATTGGAGAGCGGTGCGTTATTTATACAACTACGGGGAAAATGAACTAATGGAGTGGGTGCGATATGCAACCGCATTACAACAAGAAGCAGAAGATGTTTTTATCATCTTTAATAATAATTCCGGCAGGCACGCGGCAGGTAATGCTCAAACATTCATGAGGCTTGCGGACATCAGCTATGATGGGTTAGCGCCGCGTCAGCTGAATCTGTTTGATTGGGAAGGATAA
- a CDS encoding ArgE/DapE family deacylase — translation MDTTLPNPISQKIDELWSEEIDFLQEISRFPSISGKEKALQTYLADYLNAELGLTVERFIPDSKEIADHPGFSPPEWGYEESDVVIAKQPGPKNSIGNSLIFQGHADVVSPEPLSLWSSDPWVPVFRDGKLYGRGVADMKAGVSAMIFAYKAILNAGYKPGADFMLQSVVDEERTGNGALAALDKGYTADGALIPEPFGLKAAKAQVGSLWFRISMNTAVKDKNINQVVNVVERSQVIISALQEYEKLMNERPKPDAFKHMPHPVDVNIGTFHAGDFASNVPVKAVMEGRVGLYPGQSINKVKKELREWVSKAADEDPWLSKQPPEITFFGFHAEGVEMNDRTPFFKTLDDAHETVIQQPAERSVLTSTTDARFFNLYYDIPATCYGPDGGNFHEIDEWVDLNSVKQVTKVYAEFLAQWCGLVPQES, via the coding sequence ATGGACACAACACTACCGAACCCTATTTCACAAAAAATTGATGAATTATGGTCCGAAGAAATCGACTTTTTACAGGAAATTAGTCGCTTCCCGAGCATTAGCGGGAAAGAAAAAGCATTGCAAACATACCTGGCTGATTACTTGAATGCAGAACTCGGTCTGACAGTGGAGCGTTTTATACCGGATAGCAAAGAAATTGCTGATCATCCAGGCTTCTCCCCTCCGGAATGGGGGTATGAAGAGAGTGATGTCGTCATCGCAAAGCAACCCGGACCGAAAAATTCCATCGGGAACAGTCTTATTTTTCAGGGTCACGCCGATGTCGTAAGTCCGGAACCACTCTCTTTATGGTCCAGCGATCCCTGGGTCCCGGTTTTTCGAGACGGTAAGCTGTACGGCCGTGGCGTGGCAGATATGAAAGCCGGTGTTTCCGCTATGATATTTGCCTATAAAGCGATTTTAAATGCAGGCTATAAGCCCGGAGCCGATTTTATGTTGCAAAGCGTGGTCGACGAAGAAAGAACGGGCAACGGGGCCTTAGCCGCTCTGGATAAAGGGTACACAGCCGACGGCGCGCTCATCCCGGAACCGTTCGGATTAAAGGCAGCGAAAGCTCAAGTCGGAAGTCTCTGGTTTCGAATCAGCATGAACACAGCGGTAAAAGACAAAAACATTAATCAAGTTGTCAATGTCGTAGAAAGAAGCCAAGTCATCATTTCTGCTTTACAGGAATACGAAAAGCTGATGAATGAACGTCCAAAGCCTGACGCCTTTAAACATATGCCCCACCCGGTGGATGTGAACATTGGCACTTTTCATGCCGGGGACTTCGCTTCTAATGTTCCCGTGAAAGCGGTGATGGAAGGAAGAGTCGGATTATACCCCGGCCAATCGATCAACAAAGTGAAAAAAGAATTGAGAGAATGGGTGTCGAAAGCAGCAGACGAGGATCCATGGCTTTCCAAGCAACCACCTGAAATCACTTTCTTCGGATTTCATGCCGAAGGCGTGGAGATGAATGACCGGACTCCATTTTTCAAAACACTGGACGATGCCCACGAAACCGTAATACAGCAACCGGCTGAACGAAGCGTTTTAACGTCCACGACCGATGCCCGTTTTTTTAATTTATACTATGACATCCCCGCGACTTGTTACGGACCGGACGGCGGAAACTTTCACGAAATCGACGAATGGGTGGATTTGAATAGCGTAAAACAAGTAACGAAAGTTTATGCCGAATTTTTAGCTCAATGGTGTGGATTAGTTCCACAAGAGTCTTAA
- a CDS encoding helix-turn-helix domain-containing protein, translating to MLLHMNYKYEMFPNEEQLQTMDRWLSICRQQYNSALLDKQRFYQKNRPDYPEMNCKNSKQ from the coding sequence ATGCTGCTACATATGAATTATAAATACGAAATGTTTCCAAACGAAGAACAGCTGCAAACAATGGATCGTTGGCTGTCTATTTGTCGTCAACAGTACAATTCCGCTCTTTTGGATAAACAGCGTTTTTACCAAAAGAATAGACCGGACTATCCCGAAATGAATTGCAAAAACAGCAAACAATGA
- a CDS encoding transposase, translated as MICTLLPSKCKNNGGTLVRIKPHYTSQDCSSCGKRVKKTLSVCMHVCKSCRTVLDRDHNAAINLEKVGLGLLDLCPTV; from the coding sequence TTGATTTGTACTTTATTACCTTCCAAGTGTAAAAACAATGGTGGAACCCTCGTAAGAATTAAACCTCATTATACCAGTCAAGACTGTTCCAGCTGTGGGAAGCGTGTGAAAAAGACTTTGTCCGTTTGCATGCATGTATGCAAGTCATGCAGGACAGTTTTAGACCGCGACCATAATGCTGCCATCAATCTTGAAAAAGTTGGACTGGGTCTCTTGGATTTGTGTCCAACTGTATAA
- the sufB gene encoding Fe-S cluster assembly protein SufB: protein MAKKMPELEEYQYGFHDKDVSVFRSERGLTEDIVREISEMKEEPEWMLEYRLKALEIFYKKPMPQWGGDLSELNFDDITYYVKPSERTEKSWDEVPEEIKNTFDKLGIPEAEQKYLSGVSAQYESEVVYHSMQEDLEEQGIIFKDTDTALKENEDLFRQYFGTVIPPSDNKFSALNAAVWSGGSFIYMPKGTKADSPLQAYFRINSENMGQFERTLIIADEGSSVHYVEGCTAPVFSTDSLHSAVVEIIVKKDAYCRYTTIQNWAPNVYNLVTKRATADENATMEWVDGNIGSKLTMKYPSVLMKGEGARGNVLSIAIAGKNQMQDAGAKVYHLAPNCSSTLVSKSISKHGGKVSYRGLSHFGRKSQGSKSNIECDTLIMDKDSTSDTIPYNEIMNNDITLEHEAKVSKVSEEQLFYLMSRGLSEEEATEMIVMGFIEPFTKELPMEYAVEMNRLIRFEMEGSIG, encoded by the coding sequence ATGGCAAAGAAAATGCCTGAACTAGAAGAATACCAATATGGTTTTCATGATAAAGATGTTTCCGTATTTCGTTCAGAACGTGGCCTGACTGAGGATATCGTAAGAGAAATCTCTGAGATGAAAGAAGAGCCGGAATGGATGCTTGAATACCGGTTGAAAGCATTAGAGATATTTTACAAAAAGCCGATGCCTCAATGGGGCGGTGACTTGTCAGAACTGAACTTTGATGACATTACGTATTACGTAAAGCCATCGGAACGCACGGAAAAATCTTGGGATGAAGTTCCGGAAGAGATAAAAAACACTTTCGATAAGTTGGGCATTCCGGAAGCAGAACAAAAATATTTGTCCGGTGTATCTGCCCAATATGAATCCGAAGTTGTTTACCATTCCATGCAGGAGGACCTTGAAGAACAAGGGATTATTTTTAAAGATACAGATACGGCGCTAAAAGAAAACGAAGACCTCTTCCGCCAATACTTCGGAACGGTCATCCCGCCAAGTGATAATAAATTTTCGGCTCTAAATGCAGCGGTGTGGTCCGGTGGATCGTTTATCTACATGCCAAAAGGTACGAAAGCTGACTCCCCGCTTCAAGCGTACTTCCGTATCAACTCGGAAAATATGGGACAATTTGAGCGCACGCTGATCATTGCCGACGAGGGAAGCTCCGTGCATTACGTTGAAGGTTGCACTGCACCTGTTTTTTCAACGGATTCCCTTCACAGCGCGGTTGTTGAGATCATTGTGAAAAAAGATGCTTACTGCCGCTATACAACGATCCAAAATTGGGCACCGAACGTTTACAACCTTGTGACGAAGCGTGCCACTGCGGACGAGAACGCAACAATGGAATGGGTTGATGGCAATATCGGCTCCAAGCTTACGATGAAATATCCGTCCGTGCTTATGAAAGGCGAAGGCGCACGTGGAAATGTATTGTCCATCGCGATTGCCGGTAAGAATCAAATGCAGGACGCGGGCGCCAAAGTGTATCACTTGGCACCAAACTGTTCATCTACACTCGTGTCCAAGTCAATTTCCAAACATGGCGGTAAAGTATCGTATCGAGGTTTATCCCATTTTGGGCGCAAATCGCAAGGATCGAAGTCAAATATTGAATGCGATACACTGATTATGGATAAAGATTCTACTTCCGATACGATTCCTTACAATGAAATCATGAACAACGATATTACACTAGAACACGAGGCAAAGGTATCCAAAGTTTCCGAAGAGCAGCTCTTCTACTTGATGAGCCGTGGATTGAGTGAAGAGGAAGCAACAGAAATGATCGTCATGGGCTTTATTGAACCGTTCACAAAAGAACTACCGATGGAATATGCCGTCGAAATGAACCGTTTGATTCGCTTCGAAATGGAAGGTTCGATCGGTTAA
- the sufU gene encoding Fe-S cluster assembly sulfur transfer protein SufU produces MSMQNNLDALYRQVIMDHYKNPRNRGEMDADALTVNMNNPSCGDKIQLHLHVNDGVVNDAKFTGEGCSISLSSASMMTETVKGKTVDEALELSDIFSGMVQGEDYDDEKYELGDIEALQGVTKFPARIKCATLAWKAMEKGLDKE; encoded by the coding sequence ATGTCTATGCAGAATAATCTTGACGCGCTGTATCGACAAGTGATTATGGACCATTACAAAAACCCGCGCAACCGCGGAGAAATGGATGCTGATGCGCTGACGGTCAACATGAATAATCCTTCTTGCGGAGATAAAATACAACTGCACTTGCATGTGAATGACGGTGTGGTGAATGATGCAAAATTTACCGGAGAAGGATGTTCCATTAGCCTCTCGTCAGCATCAATGATGACGGAGACAGTGAAAGGCAAAACGGTTGATGAAGCGCTGGAGTTATCCGATATATTTTCGGGAATGGTCCAAGGGGAAGATTATGACGATGAGAAATATGAACTTGGCGATATTGAAGCTCTTCAAGGCGTTACAAAGTTTCCTGCCCGCATTAAATGCGCAACATTAGCCTGGAAGGCAATGGAAAAAGGGTTAGATAAAGAATGA
- a CDS encoding cysteine desulfurase, with amino-acid sequence MLNVQDVREQFPILDQEVNGSPLVYLDNAATSQKPIAVIEAIEDYYRRYNSNVHRGVHTLSSVATDGYEGARDKVQSFINAGQREEIVFTRGTTTAINTVAASYGRANLKSGDEIVLTPMEHHSNLIPWQQVAKATGAELKYIPLQADGTVSVESARSTINERTKIVAMVHVSNVLGTMNPIKEVTKIAHENQAIMVVDGAQSTPHTPVDVQELDCDFFAFSAHKMCGPTGIGVLYGKKALLEDMEPFEFGGEMIDEVGLYDATWKEVPHKFEGGTPIIAGAIGLNAAIDFLNDIGLDTIKNHEQQLASYAMDQLGRHDDIEVYGPPANERAGIITFNIHGVHPHDTATVLDTKGVAIRAGHHCARPLMNWLDVAATARASFYLYNTEADVDALVDALVTTKEYFGDVYAE; translated from the coding sequence ATGTTGAACGTACAGGATGTGCGTGAACAGTTTCCGATTTTAGACCAGGAAGTTAATGGCAGTCCGCTCGTTTACTTGGACAACGCGGCTACGTCGCAAAAGCCGATAGCTGTCATTGAAGCAATCGAGGATTATTACCGCCGTTACAACTCGAATGTCCACCGGGGTGTGCACACGCTCAGCTCGGTGGCGACCGACGGCTATGAAGGTGCCCGTGACAAAGTACAATCATTTATCAATGCCGGCCAGAGAGAGGAAATCGTATTTACGCGCGGGACGACGACAGCGATCAACACCGTTGCTGCAAGTTACGGGCGTGCCAACCTTAAATCAGGGGATGAAATCGTTCTTACCCCTATGGAGCACCATAGCAATTTAATTCCTTGGCAGCAGGTCGCGAAGGCAACCGGAGCTGAGTTGAAATACATTCCGTTGCAAGCGGATGGCACGGTTTCCGTTGAATCTGCACGTTCTACCATCAACGAGCGAACAAAAATCGTCGCGATGGTGCATGTGTCCAATGTGCTCGGTACCATGAATCCAATCAAAGAAGTAACGAAAATTGCGCATGAAAATCAAGCGATCATGGTCGTGGACGGTGCGCAAAGCACGCCGCACACACCTGTGGATGTGCAAGAACTTGACTGCGATTTTTTCGCATTTTCCGCTCATAAAATGTGTGGACCGACTGGTATAGGCGTTTTATATGGAAAAAAAGCATTATTGGAAGACATGGAGCCGTTTGAATTTGGCGGCGAGATGATTGACGAAGTCGGCCTTTATGATGCAACATGGAAGGAAGTCCCTCATAAGTTTGAGGGTGGCACTCCGATTATTGCCGGAGCCATTGGACTAAATGCAGCTATTGATTTTCTAAACGATATAGGCTTAGACACTATAAAAAACCATGAACAGCAGCTGGCCAGCTATGCGATGGATCAGCTCGGCCGCCATGATGATATTGAGGTATACGGTCCCCCGGCGAACGAGCGGGCAGGGATCATCACCTTCAATATCCATGGCGTTCATCCGCATGATACGGCCACGGTTCTCGATACGAAAGGCGTAGCTATACGGGCCGGCCATCATTGTGCACGACCTCTCATGAATTGGTTGGATGTTGCAGCGACAGCAAGGGCTAGTTTTTATCTTTACAACACAGAAGCAGATGTAGACGCGCTTGTAGACGCGCTCGTTACCACAAAGGAGTATTTCGGCGATGTCTATGCAGAATAA
- the sufD gene encoding Fe-S cluster assembly protein SufD has protein sequence MAVETKWTFDSETVKQWSEKRGEPAWLAEKRLAALADAEHLPMPNPDKTSLKRWKFTSFEKIEAAEPESQRFSDLPEEVTRLAGEEKDVQNLIVQRDGKTAFTKVEQELVDNGVIFTDIETAVKEHGDLVEKYLMSDAVKTNENRLTSLHTALMNGGVFIYVPKNVELQTPIHTIFWQDDVKTGLFNHVLMVTEANSSLTYLENYVSFTEDVANANVVTEVYGGQGSKIKYGAVDNLESGVTSYVVRRATLAKDGRIEWALGQMNEGDTISENTTFLMGDGSYGDTKTVHVGRGNQKQNFTSDVVAYGKQTEGYILTHGVMKDSATSIFNGINKIEKGGTNSHSEQTGRVLMLSSKARGDANPILLIDEDEVTAGHAASVGKIDPIQMFYMKSRGLSQAEAERLIIHGFLEPVVGALPIDAVQTQVGEVIERKVY, from the coding sequence ATGGCTGTTGAAACTAAATGGACGTTTGACAGTGAAACAGTTAAACAATGGTCGGAAAAAAGAGGGGAACCCGCTTGGTTAGCGGAGAAAAGATTAGCAGCACTGGCCGATGCAGAGCATCTGCCAATGCCGAATCCGGATAAAACGAGTTTGAAGAGATGGAAATTTACATCCTTTGAAAAGATCGAAGCGGCTGAGCCGGAGAGTCAACGCTTTTCCGATCTCCCTGAAGAAGTGACACGTCTGGCGGGAGAGGAAAAGGATGTTCAAAATCTGATCGTTCAGCGAGATGGGAAAACGGCATTTACCAAAGTTGAACAAGAGCTTGTCGATAACGGGGTTATTTTTACCGACATCGAGACAGCAGTAAAAGAACATGGTGATCTTGTCGAGAAGTACTTGATGAGCGATGCCGTAAAAACAAATGAAAACCGGTTAACATCTTTGCATACAGCATTGATGAACGGTGGGGTTTTCATTTACGTCCCGAAAAACGTGGAATTGCAGACGCCGATCCACACGATCTTCTGGCAAGACGATGTAAAAACAGGCCTTTTCAACCACGTGCTAATGGTGACTGAAGCGAACAGCAGTCTGACGTACCTGGAAAACTATGTGTCTTTTACTGAAGACGTGGCCAATGCCAACGTTGTTACGGAAGTGTATGGCGGTCAAGGATCGAAAATTAAATACGGCGCAGTGGATAATCTCGAAAGCGGCGTAACCTCCTATGTTGTGCGACGAGCAACGTTGGCAAAGGATGGCCGGATTGAATGGGCGCTCGGCCAAATGAACGAAGGCGATACAATTTCCGAAAATACCACCTTCCTTATGGGAGACGGCTCTTATGGAGACACAAAAACCGTCCATGTCGGCCGTGGCAATCAAAAGCAAAACTTTACGAGTGATGTCGTGGCGTACGGGAAGCAAACAGAAGGGTACATCCTTACCCACGGCGTTATGAAAGATAGCGCGACTTCGATCTTCAATGGGATTAACAAGATTGAAAAAGGTGGAACGAATTCGCACAGTGAACAAACGGGACGTGTGCTCATGCTTTCGTCGAAAGCGCGCGGGGACGCCAATCCGATATTGTTAATTGATGAGGATGAAGTAACCGCGGGACACGCGGCATCCGTCGGTAAAATAGACCCCATTCAAATGTTCTACATGAAGAGTCGGGGCCTTTCTCAAGCCGAGGCCGAACGCTTAATCATTCATGGGTTTTTGGAACCGGTGGTAGGCGCCTTGCCGATTGATGCGGTTCAAACACAGGTTGGGGAAGTCATCGAAAGGAAAGTTTATTAA
- the sufC gene encoding Fe-S cluster assembly ATPase SufC has protein sequence MAGSTLKIKDLHVEIEGNEIIKGFDLEINGGEIHAIMGPNGTGKSTLASAIMGHPSYEITQGSVELDGEDVLEMEVDERAQAGMFLAMQYPSEVTGVTTSDFLRTAINANREEGDQIPLMKFIKKMDKQMGTLDMDQSFSTRYLNEGFSGGEKKRNEILQLLMLEPRIAILDEVDSGLDIDALKVVSKGVNSMRSDNFGCLIITHYQRLLNYIEPDYVHVIMQGRIVKSGDASLAQRLENEGYDWIKEELGIEDERVGESQEA, from the coding sequence ATGGCAGGATCAACGTTGAAAATTAAAGATTTGCACGTTGAAATTGAAGGAAATGAAATCATTAAAGGTTTCGATTTGGAAATAAATGGCGGTGAAATTCACGCTATCATGGGTCCGAATGGGACTGGGAAGTCGACCCTTGCTTCCGCGATCATGGGTCACCCAAGTTATGAGATCACCCAGGGTAGTGTCGAGCTCGACGGTGAAGACGTCCTTGAAATGGAAGTGGACGAGCGCGCGCAGGCCGGTATGTTTCTCGCTATGCAATATCCAAGCGAAGTGACAGGTGTGACGACATCTGATTTCCTACGCACAGCGATTAATGCGAATCGTGAAGAAGGCGACCAAATTCCGTTGATGAAGTTCATCAAAAAGATGGATAAACAAATGGGAACCCTTGACATGGATCAGTCGTTCTCTACCCGTTATTTGAATGAAGGATTCTCCGGCGGGGAGAAAAAGCGTAATGAAATTTTGCAGCTTCTCATGTTGGAGCCGAGAATCGCGATTTTAGACGAAGTGGACTCCGGTCTTGACATTGACGCGTTGAAGGTTGTTTCCAAAGGCGTAAACAGCATGCGCTCTGATAACTTCGGTTGCTTAATCATTACCCACTATCAGCGGTTGCTTAACTACATCGAGCCTGATTACGTACACGTGATCATGCAAGGACGCATCGTGAAATCTGGAGATGCATCGCTTGCCCAGCGCCTCGAAAATGAAGGCTACGACTGGATCAAAGAAGAACTCGGCATTGAAGATGAGCGTGTAGGAGAAAGCCAAGAAGCGTAA
- a CDS encoding carboxymuconolactone decarboxylase family protein, producing the protein MAQGDTFIEEALQEYKDGMNYLSGQLPKLTKKYNAFVEACFSEGEIKAKNKYLIALAISVCMNEEYSIINHTKNCIDEDCSEEEIMEAVGVAVSFGGDVALGQAVTVVRDAIETFDTGS; encoded by the coding sequence ATGGCACAGGGTGATACATTCATTGAGGAAGCCTTGCAAGAATACAAAGACGGCATGAACTATTTATCGGGCCAACTGCCGAAACTTACAAAAAAATATAACGCATTTGTGGAAGCGTGTTTTTCGGAAGGGGAAATAAAGGCAAAAAACAAATATCTCATTGCACTTGCGATTAGTGTCTGTATGAACGAAGAATATTCTATCATTAATCACACGAAAAACTGTATCGATGAAGATTGCAGTGAAGAGGAAATCATGGAAGCTGTAGGTGTCGCGGTTTCTTTCGGAGGGGATGTCGCCTTAGGTCAAGCGGTGACGGTGGTTCGTGACGCCATCGAAACGTTTGACACCGGCTCGTGA